A window from Apteryx mantelli isolate bAptMan1 chromosome 15, bAptMan1.hap1, whole genome shotgun sequence encodes these proteins:
- the BNIP2 gene encoding BCL2/adenovirus E1B 19 kDa protein-interacting protein 2 isoform X1: protein MEGVDFKEEWQDEDFPRPLPEDDPVESDILAEAGREGETEVNGNKVRKKLMAPDISLTLDHSEESVLSDDLDESGEIDLDDLDTPSENSNEFEWEDDLPKPKTTDVIRKGSLTEYTAAEEKDDGRRWRMFRIGEQDHRVDMKAIEPYKKVISHGGYYGDGLNAIVVFAVCFMPESSQPNYRYLMDNLFKYVIGTLELLVAENYMIVYLNGATTRRKMPSLGWLRKCYQQIDRRLRKNLKSLIIVHPSWFIRTLLAITKPFISSKFSQKIRYVFTLAELAELIPMEYVGIPECIKQYEEEKFRKKQKRIDQELNGKRAEK, encoded by the exons GCCCCTGCCAGAGGATGATCCTGTTGAATCAGATATATTGGCTGAGGCTGGAAGAGAAGGTGAAACTG aagttAATGGAAACAAAGTGAGGAAGAAATTAATGGCACCAGATATTAGCTTAACTTTGGATCACAGTGAGGAATCTGTTTTGTCTGATGACTTGGATGAGAGTGGAGAGATTGATTTGGATGATTTGGATACTCCCTCAGAGAACAGTAATGAATTTGAATGGGAAG ATGATCTTCCAAAACCAAAAACTACTGATGTAATTAGAAAAGGATCGCTTACGGAATAcactgcagcagaggagaaagaCGATGGTCGACGCTGGCGTATGTTTAGGATTGGAGAACAGGACCATAGGGTGGACATGAAGGCAATTGAACCATATAAAAAAGTTATCAGTCATGGTG gTTATTATGGTGATGGGTTAAATGCCATTGTTGTGTTTGCTGTTTGCTTTATGCCAGAAAGCAGCCAGCCTAACTACAGATATCTAATGGACAATCTGTTTAA GTATGTAATTGGCACTTTAGAGCTATTAGTAGCAGAGAACTATATGATAGTTTACTTGAATGGTGCGACAACGCGGAGAAAAATGCCAAGTTTAGGCTGGCTCAGGAAATGTTACCAGCAAATTGACAGAAG GTTAAGGAAAAATCTGAAATCATTAATAATAGTTCATCCTTCCTGGTTCATCAGAACGCTTCTGGCCATCACTAAACCTTTTATTAG CTCAAAATTCAGCCAAAAAATTAGGTATGTTTTTACGTTGGCAGAACTAGCTGAACTCATCCCCATGGAATACGTTGGCATCCCAGAGTGCATAAAACA GTATGAAGAAGAAAAgtttagaaagaaacagaaaag
- the BNIP2 gene encoding BCL2/adenovirus E1B 19 kDa protein-interacting protein 2 isoform X2, producing MEGVDFKEEWQDEDFPRPLPEDDPVESDILAEAGREGETEVNGNKVRKKLMAPDISLTLDHSEESVLSDDLDESGEIDLDDLDTPSENSNEFEWEDDLPKPKTTDVIRKGSLTEYTAAEEKDDGRRWRMFRIGEQDHRVDMKAIEPYKKVISHGGYYGDGLNAIVVFAVCFMPESSQPNYRYLMDNLFKYVIGTLELLVAENYMIVYLNGATTRRKMPSLGWLRKCYQQIDRRLRKNLKSLIIVHPSWFIRTLLAITKPFISSKFSQKIRYVFTLAELAELIPMEYVGIPECIKQIDQELNGKRAEK from the exons GCCCCTGCCAGAGGATGATCCTGTTGAATCAGATATATTGGCTGAGGCTGGAAGAGAAGGTGAAACTG aagttAATGGAAACAAAGTGAGGAAGAAATTAATGGCACCAGATATTAGCTTAACTTTGGATCACAGTGAGGAATCTGTTTTGTCTGATGACTTGGATGAGAGTGGAGAGATTGATTTGGATGATTTGGATACTCCCTCAGAGAACAGTAATGAATTTGAATGGGAAG ATGATCTTCCAAAACCAAAAACTACTGATGTAATTAGAAAAGGATCGCTTACGGAATAcactgcagcagaggagaaagaCGATGGTCGACGCTGGCGTATGTTTAGGATTGGAGAACAGGACCATAGGGTGGACATGAAGGCAATTGAACCATATAAAAAAGTTATCAGTCATGGTG gTTATTATGGTGATGGGTTAAATGCCATTGTTGTGTTTGCTGTTTGCTTTATGCCAGAAAGCAGCCAGCCTAACTACAGATATCTAATGGACAATCTGTTTAA GTATGTAATTGGCACTTTAGAGCTATTAGTAGCAGAGAACTATATGATAGTTTACTTGAATGGTGCGACAACGCGGAGAAAAATGCCAAGTTTAGGCTGGCTCAGGAAATGTTACCAGCAAATTGACAGAAG GTTAAGGAAAAATCTGAAATCATTAATAATAGTTCATCCTTCCTGGTTCATCAGAACGCTTCTGGCCATCACTAAACCTTTTATTAG CTCAAAATTCAGCCAAAAAATTAGGTATGTTTTTACGTTGGCAGAACTAGCTGAACTCATCCCCATGGAATACGTTGGCATCCCAGAGTGCATAAAACA